A portion of the Scleropages formosus chromosome 15, fSclFor1.1, whole genome shotgun sequence genome contains these proteins:
- the atl1 gene encoding atlastin-1 isoform X2 — protein MITSRSAMARNRKERDSWAFTDKNAYDWSSEEEEPDGRAQPVQVLVVKDDHSFELDEAALSRILLAEEVRDREVVAVSVAGAFRKGKSFLMDFMLRYMYSQGSDDWLGDPDDPLVGFSWRGGSERETTGIQIWSEVFLVDKPDGRKVAVLLMDTQGTFDSQSTLRDSATVFALSTMISSMQVYNISQNVQEDDLQHLQLFTEYGRLAMEETFLKPFQSLIFLVRDWSFPYEFPYGQEGGMKFLEKRLKISENQHEELQNVRKHIHSCFTNISCFLMPHPGLKVATNPHFDGRLKEIDRDFISNLRILVPWLLSPQNLDLKEINGNNITCRGLLEYFKAYIKIYQGEELPHPKSMLQATAEANNLAAVAAAKDLYNKKMEEICGGDRPFLAPNELQARHGEVREEALQLFRSVKKMGGEEFSRRYLQQLEAEVDELFVQYIKHNDSKNIFHAARTPATLFVVIFVMYVVAGVTGFIGVDVIASVCNMILGLALITLCTWAYIRYSGEYRELGAVIDQVAGALWDQGSTNEALYKLYSAAANHRHLYHHAFPSPQADAPEERERKKN, from the exons ATGATCACATCCCGCAGCGCGATGGCCAGGAACCGCAAGGAGAGGGACAGCTGGG CATTTACTGACAAGAACGCGTACGACTGGAGCTCGGAGGAAGAGGAGCCGGACGGCCGGGCGCAGCCGGTGCAGGTGCTCGTCGTCAAGGACGACCACTCCTTCGAGCTGGACGAGGCCGCGCTAAGCCGCATCCTTCTTGCCGAGGAAGTGAGGGACCGAGAGGTGGTGGCCGTTTCCGTGGCTGGAGCCTTCCGGAAGGGAAAGTCTTTCCTTATGGACTTCATGCTGCGCTACATGTACAGCCAG ggctCAGATGATTGGCTGGGAGACCCTGATGATCCCTTGGTTGGGTTCtcctggagaggaggctctgaACGGGAGACCACTGGTATCCAGATATGGAGTGAAGTTTTCCTTGTGGACAAGCCAGACGGTCGAAAG GTGGCAGTGCTGTTGATGGACACTCAGGGTACCTTCGACAGCCAGTCTACTCTGAGGGATTCGGCCACAGTGTTTGCTCTCAGCACCATGATCAGCTCCATGCAG GTGTACAACATTTCGCAGAATGTTCAAGAGGATGATCTCCAGCACTTGCAG CTCTTCACCGAATATGGCAGACTAGCTATGGAGGAGACGTTCCTAAAACCCTTTCAG TCCCTCATCTTCCTGGTTCGAGATTGGAGCTTTCCTTACGAGTTCCCTTACGGACAGGAGGGTGGCATGAAGTTCTTGGAGAAGAGGCTTAAG ATCTCAGAGAACCAGCATGAGGAGCTCCAGAATGTTCGTAAGCATATCCACTCCTGCTTTACCAACATCTCCTGCTTCCTTATGCCCCATCCTGGTCTCAAGGTAGCCACCAATCCACATTTTGATGGGCGACTCAAAG AGATCGACAGGGACTTCATCAGCAACCTACGGATATTGGTTCCATGGCTTCTGAGCCCACAGAACTTAGATTTGAAGGAGATCAATGGTAACAATATCACATGTCGTGGCCTTCTGGAATACTTTAAG GCATATATAAAGATCTATCAAGGGGAAGAACTGCCTCACCCAAAATCCATGCTGCAG GCCACAGCGGAAGCCAATAACCtggcagcagtggcagcagctAAGGACTTGTACAACAAGAAGATGGAGGAG ATTTGCGGGGGGGACCGACCCTTCCTGGCCCCCAACGAGTTGCAGGCACGCCACGGAGAGGTGCGGGAGGAGGCGCTGCAGCTCTTCAGGAGCGTGAAGAAGATGGGTGGCGAGGAGTTCAGCCGCCGCtacctgcagcagctggaggcggaggTGGACGAGCTCTTCGTTCAGTACATCAAGCACAACGACTCCAAGAACATCTTCCACGCCGCTCGAACCCCTGCCACGCTGTTTGTCGTCATCTTCGTTATGTACGTGGTGGCCGGGGTGACCGGCTTCATTGGCGTGGATGTCATCGCCAGCGTGTGTAACATGATTCTAGGCCTGGCTCTGATTACTCTCTGCACCTGGGCCTACATCCGCTACTCTGGGGAGTACCGTGAGCTTGGCGCTGTCATTGACCAGGTTGCCGGAGCACTCTGGGACCAG GGAAGCACAAATGAG GCTCTCTACAAGTTGTACAGCGCGGCCGCTAACCACAGGCACCTGTACCACCACGCTTTCCCCAGCCCCCAGGCCGATGCCCCCGAGGAGCGGGAGAGGAAGAAGAACTGA
- the sav1 gene encoding protein salvador homolog 1 produces MPPSSAELFIMLSRKKSKNEASKPAEVHGKYVKKETSPLLRNLMPSFIRHGPTIPRRTEIPLPEPTPSPYPVGPADPVVARNESFMRNPVQRPPTDVARRESHRLSAPPYLPRSLGDLPHEYAGSSQSFLSDVNAVAENGDVGSVARYYYSQDPCFDGPQQQRVRHRRHTPDRFHDDYRYYEHGEHNFQRVAQASQAQGRHPTGIGRIQAKSLGNLASPSGEDLPLPAGWTVDWTIRGRKYYIDHNTNTTHWSHPLEREGLPPGWEKVESAEFGVYYVDHINKRAQYRHPCAPSVPRYDQPPPLPPPVTYQPRPTDRNQPVLVPANPYHTAEIPDWLQVYARAPLKYDHILKWELFQLVDLDTYQGMLKLLFMKELERIVKSYEAYRQALLSELDTRKQRQQWYAQQHSKNFNM; encoded by the exons ATGCCGCCCAGCAGCGCCGAGTTATTTATTATGCTTTCCAGAAAGAAGAGCAAGAACGAAGCGTCCAAGCCAGCCGAGGTGCATGGAAAATACGTGAAGAAGGAGACGTCGCCGCTCTTGAGAA ATCTGATGCCTTCGTTTATTCGCCATGGCCCCACGATTCCCAGACGCACAGAAATCCCCTTGCCGGAGCCGACACCTTCGCCGTACCCGGTTGGTCCGGCAGATCCTGTGGTTGCCCGCAATGAGAGCTTCATGCGCAACCCTGTACAGCGGCCACCGACTGACGTTGCGCGGCGTGAGAGCCACCGGTTGTCTGCTCCACCGTACCTGCCCCGCAGCCTTGGAGACCTGCCCCATGAGTACGCAGGATCCTCCCAGTCCTTCCTCTCCGACGTGAACGCTGTGGCAGAGAACGGCGATGTTGGCAGTGTTGCCCGTTACTACTACTCCCAGGACCCCTGTTTCGATGGGCCGCAGCAGCAGCGGGTACGGCATAGGAGGCACACCCCGGATCGCTTTCACGACGATTATCGATACTATGAACACGGTGAACACAATTTCCAAAGAGTGGCACAGGCTTCGCAAGCCCAAGGAAGACATCCCACAG GAATCGGACGCATCCAGGCCAAGTCTCTGGGAAATCTTGCAAGCCCAAGTGGAGAGGACCTCCCCTTGCCAGCaggctggactgtggattggACTATCCGGGGAAGGAAGTACTACATTGACCACAACACCAATACGACGCACTGGAGCCATccactggagagagaggggctgCCGCCTGGGTGGGAAAAAGTCGAGTCTGCTGAGTTTGGAGTCTACTATGTGGACCATATCAACAAAAGAGCACAGTACCGTCATCCCTGTGCCCCAAG TGTTCCTCGTTACGATCAACCACCGCCACTCCCACCCCCAGTCACTTACCAGCCTCGTCCTACAGACCGGAACCAGCCGGTCCTTGTTCCAGCAAACCCGTACCACACCGCAGAGATCCCGGACTGGCTGCAGGTATATGCCAGAGCCCCTCTCAA GTATGACCATATCCTGAAGTGGGAGCTGTTCCAGCTGGTGGATCTAGATACATACCAGGGTATGTTGAAACTGCTGTTCATGAAGGAGCTGGAGCGCATCGTCAAGTCTTACGAGGCCTACCGTCAGGCTCTCCTCTCTGAGTTGGACACGAgaaagcagcggcagcagtggtatgcccagcagcacagcaagaaCTTCAACATGTGA
- the atl1 gene encoding atlastin-1 isoform X1 encodes MITSRSAMARNRKERDSWAFTDKNAYDWSSEEEEPDGRAQPVQVLVVKDDHSFELDEAALSRILLAEEVRDREVVAVSVAGAFRKGKSFLMDFMLRYMYSQGSDDWLGDPDDPLVGFSWRGGSERETTGIQIWSEVFLVDKPDGRKVAVLLMDTQGTFDSQSTLRDSATVFALSTMISSMQVYNISQNVQEDDLQHLQLFTEYGRLAMEETFLKPFQSLIFLVRDWSFPYEFPYGQEGGMKFLEKRLKISENQHEELQNVRKHIHSCFTNISCFLMPHPGLKVATNPHFDGRLKEIDRDFISNLRILVPWLLSPQNLDLKEINGNNITCRGLLEYFKAYIKIYQGEELPHPKSMLQATAEANNLAAVAAAKDLYNKKMEEICGGDRPFLAPNELQARHGEVREEALQLFRSVKKMGGEEFSRRYLQQLEAEVDELFVQYIKHNDSKNIFHAARTPATLFVVIFVMYVVAGVTGFIGVDVIASVCNMILGLALITLCTWAYIRYSGEYRELGAVIDQVAGALWDQGSTNEPSLLPQALYKLYSAAANHRHLYHHAFPSPQADAPEERERKKN; translated from the exons ATGATCACATCCCGCAGCGCGATGGCCAGGAACCGCAAGGAGAGGGACAGCTGGG CATTTACTGACAAGAACGCGTACGACTGGAGCTCGGAGGAAGAGGAGCCGGACGGCCGGGCGCAGCCGGTGCAGGTGCTCGTCGTCAAGGACGACCACTCCTTCGAGCTGGACGAGGCCGCGCTAAGCCGCATCCTTCTTGCCGAGGAAGTGAGGGACCGAGAGGTGGTGGCCGTTTCCGTGGCTGGAGCCTTCCGGAAGGGAAAGTCTTTCCTTATGGACTTCATGCTGCGCTACATGTACAGCCAG ggctCAGATGATTGGCTGGGAGACCCTGATGATCCCTTGGTTGGGTTCtcctggagaggaggctctgaACGGGAGACCACTGGTATCCAGATATGGAGTGAAGTTTTCCTTGTGGACAAGCCAGACGGTCGAAAG GTGGCAGTGCTGTTGATGGACACTCAGGGTACCTTCGACAGCCAGTCTACTCTGAGGGATTCGGCCACAGTGTTTGCTCTCAGCACCATGATCAGCTCCATGCAG GTGTACAACATTTCGCAGAATGTTCAAGAGGATGATCTCCAGCACTTGCAG CTCTTCACCGAATATGGCAGACTAGCTATGGAGGAGACGTTCCTAAAACCCTTTCAG TCCCTCATCTTCCTGGTTCGAGATTGGAGCTTTCCTTACGAGTTCCCTTACGGACAGGAGGGTGGCATGAAGTTCTTGGAGAAGAGGCTTAAG ATCTCAGAGAACCAGCATGAGGAGCTCCAGAATGTTCGTAAGCATATCCACTCCTGCTTTACCAACATCTCCTGCTTCCTTATGCCCCATCCTGGTCTCAAGGTAGCCACCAATCCACATTTTGATGGGCGACTCAAAG AGATCGACAGGGACTTCATCAGCAACCTACGGATATTGGTTCCATGGCTTCTGAGCCCACAGAACTTAGATTTGAAGGAGATCAATGGTAACAATATCACATGTCGTGGCCTTCTGGAATACTTTAAG GCATATATAAAGATCTATCAAGGGGAAGAACTGCCTCACCCAAAATCCATGCTGCAG GCCACAGCGGAAGCCAATAACCtggcagcagtggcagcagctAAGGACTTGTACAACAAGAAGATGGAGGAG ATTTGCGGGGGGGACCGACCCTTCCTGGCCCCCAACGAGTTGCAGGCACGCCACGGAGAGGTGCGGGAGGAGGCGCTGCAGCTCTTCAGGAGCGTGAAGAAGATGGGTGGCGAGGAGTTCAGCCGCCGCtacctgcagcagctggaggcggaggTGGACGAGCTCTTCGTTCAGTACATCAAGCACAACGACTCCAAGAACATCTTCCACGCCGCTCGAACCCCTGCCACGCTGTTTGTCGTCATCTTCGTTATGTACGTGGTGGCCGGGGTGACCGGCTTCATTGGCGTGGATGTCATCGCCAGCGTGTGTAACATGATTCTAGGCCTGGCTCTGATTACTCTCTGCACCTGGGCCTACATCCGCTACTCTGGGGAGTACCGTGAGCTTGGCGCTGTCATTGACCAGGTTGCCGGAGCACTCTGGGACCAG GGAAGCACAAATGAG CCCTCTCTCCTCCCACAGGCTCTCTACAAGTTGTACAGCGCGGCCGCTAACCACAGGCACCTGTACCACCACGCTTTCCCCAGCCCCCAGGCCGATGCCCCCGAGGAGCGGGAGAGGAAGAAGAACTGA
- the atl1 gene encoding atlastin-1 isoform X3, whose translation MITSRSAMARNRKERDSWAFTDKNAYDWSSEEEEPDGRAQPVQVLVVKDDHSFELDEAALSRILLAEEVRDREVVAVSVAGAFRKGKSFLMDFMLRYMYSQGSDDWLGDPDDPLVGFSWRGGSERETTGIQIWSEVFLVDKPDGRKVAVLLMDTQGTFDSQSTLRDSATVFALSTMISSMQVYNISQNVQEDDLQHLQLFTEYGRLAMEETFLKPFQSLIFLVRDWSFPYEFPYGQEGGMKFLEKRLKISENQHEELQNVRKHIHSCFTNISCFLMPHPGLKVATNPHFDGRLKEIDRDFISNLRILVPWLLSPQNLDLKEINGNNITCRGLLEYFKAYIKIYQGEELPHPKSMLQATAEANNLAAVAAAKDLYNKKMEEICGGDRPFLAPNELQARHGEVREEALQLFRSVKKMGGEEFSRRYLQQLEAEVDELFVQYIKHNDSKNIFHAARTPATLFVVIFVMYVVAGVTGFIGVDVIASVCNMILGLALITLCTWAYIRYSGEYRELGAVIDQVAGALWDQALYKLYSAAANHRHLYHHAFPSPQADAPEERERKKN comes from the exons ATGATCACATCCCGCAGCGCGATGGCCAGGAACCGCAAGGAGAGGGACAGCTGGG CATTTACTGACAAGAACGCGTACGACTGGAGCTCGGAGGAAGAGGAGCCGGACGGCCGGGCGCAGCCGGTGCAGGTGCTCGTCGTCAAGGACGACCACTCCTTCGAGCTGGACGAGGCCGCGCTAAGCCGCATCCTTCTTGCCGAGGAAGTGAGGGACCGAGAGGTGGTGGCCGTTTCCGTGGCTGGAGCCTTCCGGAAGGGAAAGTCTTTCCTTATGGACTTCATGCTGCGCTACATGTACAGCCAG ggctCAGATGATTGGCTGGGAGACCCTGATGATCCCTTGGTTGGGTTCtcctggagaggaggctctgaACGGGAGACCACTGGTATCCAGATATGGAGTGAAGTTTTCCTTGTGGACAAGCCAGACGGTCGAAAG GTGGCAGTGCTGTTGATGGACACTCAGGGTACCTTCGACAGCCAGTCTACTCTGAGGGATTCGGCCACAGTGTTTGCTCTCAGCACCATGATCAGCTCCATGCAG GTGTACAACATTTCGCAGAATGTTCAAGAGGATGATCTCCAGCACTTGCAG CTCTTCACCGAATATGGCAGACTAGCTATGGAGGAGACGTTCCTAAAACCCTTTCAG TCCCTCATCTTCCTGGTTCGAGATTGGAGCTTTCCTTACGAGTTCCCTTACGGACAGGAGGGTGGCATGAAGTTCTTGGAGAAGAGGCTTAAG ATCTCAGAGAACCAGCATGAGGAGCTCCAGAATGTTCGTAAGCATATCCACTCCTGCTTTACCAACATCTCCTGCTTCCTTATGCCCCATCCTGGTCTCAAGGTAGCCACCAATCCACATTTTGATGGGCGACTCAAAG AGATCGACAGGGACTTCATCAGCAACCTACGGATATTGGTTCCATGGCTTCTGAGCCCACAGAACTTAGATTTGAAGGAGATCAATGGTAACAATATCACATGTCGTGGCCTTCTGGAATACTTTAAG GCATATATAAAGATCTATCAAGGGGAAGAACTGCCTCACCCAAAATCCATGCTGCAG GCCACAGCGGAAGCCAATAACCtggcagcagtggcagcagctAAGGACTTGTACAACAAGAAGATGGAGGAG ATTTGCGGGGGGGACCGACCCTTCCTGGCCCCCAACGAGTTGCAGGCACGCCACGGAGAGGTGCGGGAGGAGGCGCTGCAGCTCTTCAGGAGCGTGAAGAAGATGGGTGGCGAGGAGTTCAGCCGCCGCtacctgcagcagctggaggcggaggTGGACGAGCTCTTCGTTCAGTACATCAAGCACAACGACTCCAAGAACATCTTCCACGCCGCTCGAACCCCTGCCACGCTGTTTGTCGTCATCTTCGTTATGTACGTGGTGGCCGGGGTGACCGGCTTCATTGGCGTGGATGTCATCGCCAGCGTGTGTAACATGATTCTAGGCCTGGCTCTGATTACTCTCTGCACCTGGGCCTACATCCGCTACTCTGGGGAGTACCGTGAGCTTGGCGCTGTCATTGACCAGGTTGCCGGAGCACTCTGGGACCAG GCTCTCTACAAGTTGTACAGCGCGGCCGCTAACCACAGGCACCTGTACCACCACGCTTTCCCCAGCCCCCAGGCCGATGCCCCCGAGGAGCGGGAGAGGAAGAAGAACTGA